GAGCTGTTGTGGGCCAGGGTATCGGCCTGGCGTGCCTGCTGGGTCAGGTGCTCGGCGGTGTCCTGCAGCCGGGTCAGGCAGGTCTTCAGGCGGGCTTCCTGGCTGAGCATGGCCATTTCCAGCCGTCCCTGGACGCCACGGCTGTCGGTGTACATCTGTGCGATCAGCGGGTCCGAGGTGGTCTGTTCGGCGAGGTGCAGCAGGCGCTTGATGCCCCGGTTCTGCCAAGCCAGGCCCACCAGGCCCAGGGGGACCGAGAGCAGGGCGGCCAGCAGGAAGCCCCAATGGGAGTTGAGCCAGACGCCGATGAGGAAGGCGATCTGGCTGATGAGGATGAACGGCAGCCAGTCCTGCAACACCGGCAACCACTTGTCCCGATTGGGAATGGCGGCCTTGCCGGCATTCAAGCGCTTGTAGAGTGCTTCGGCGCGACGCACCTGTTCGGCGGTGGGTTTGATCCGCACCGACTCGTAGCCGACGATCTGGCTGCCTTCGAAGATGGGCGTGACGTAGGCATTGACCCAGTAGTGATCACCGTTCTTGCAGCGGTTCTTCACGATGCCCATCCACGGGCGGCCTTGCTTGAGGGTGCTCCACATGTGCCCGAAAACGGCCGGGGGGACATCGGGGTGACGCACGAGGTTGTGGGGCGACCGAATCAGTTCTTCACGGCTGTAGCCGCTGATTTCCACGAAGGCCTCGTTGCAATAGGTGATGATGCCCTTGCTGTCCGTGGTGGAGATCAGACGCTGTTCGGTGGGGAAGCTGCGTTCCCGTTGGGTGATCGGTTGGTTGTTTCTCATGGTGTCCTTCCGCAAGGCTTACAGCATCTATCGGCATCCAGGCCACAAGGTTGAGCCCTTTTTCGGGGCGCTAGTCTAATCGGAATCGATTCCGCACGGTTTATGGCTTTTTGCCTTCGGACACTGGCTGGGCGGCCTGTACCCCGGTGAGCCCGGGGAACCACGTCCTGGGGACCGTGCCATGGGGCACCGGTTCTGCTCGTGACGATGGAGATTCGGCGGGGATGCCCCTTCCGGGAGCCCGGAGCGAGTCCGGGCTCCACGGACATGGACGCCTGATCAGGGGCTCAGCAATTGCCGCAGGACGTAGTGCAGGATGCCGCCGGCCTTGAAGTATTCCACTTCGTTCAGGGTGTCGATGCGGCAGAGCAGGCGAGCCTGATCGCGGGAGCCATCCTGGCGGCTGATTTCCAGGGTCAGTTCCATCTGCGGTTTGAGGTTCGCGCCATCGAGCCCAAGGATCGCCAGGGTTTCCTGGCCTGTGAGGTTGAGGGTCTTGCGGTCGTCGCCATCCCTGAACTGCAGGGGCAGCACCCCCATTCCCACCAGGTTGGAGCGGTGGATTCGCTCGAAGCTTTCGGCGATCACCGCCTTGACCCCCAGCAGGTTGGTGCCCTTGGCCGCCCAGTCACGGGATGAACCCGTGCCGTATTCCTTGCCGGCCACTATGACCAGGGGTGTGCCCTCGGCCTGGTAGCGCATGGCGGCGTCGTAGATGGCCAGCTTGTCGCCGCTGGGCACATGGAGGGTGTTGCCGCCTTCCTCGCCTCCGAGCATCTCGTTGCGAATGCGGATGTTGGCGAAGGTGCCGCGCATCATGACCTCGTGGTTGCCGCGCCGCGAGCCGTAGGAGTTGAAGTCCGCAGGCTGCACACCCCGCTGCTGCAGGTAGCGGCCGGCGGGGCTGTCGGCCTTGATGTTGCCGGCCGGGGAGATGTGGTCGGTGGTGACCGAGTCTCCCAGCAAGGCCAGGATTCGGGCATCGCGTACATCCTCCACCTTGGGCGGGGCTCCGGTGATGTCGTTGAAGAAGGGTGGGTGCTGGATATAGGTGGAGTCGGCCTGCCAGGCGTAGGTGTCTGACTCCGGCACCTGGATCGCGCGCCATTGCGCATCGCCGGTGAAGACTTCGGCGTATTCCTTGCGGAACATGGCGGTATCCACCTTGGCGATGGCCTCGGCGATCTCCGTCTGGCTGGGCCAGATGTCACGCAGGTAGACGGGCTGCCCATCGCTACCCAGGCCCAGGGGTTGCCCGCCGAGGTCGATCCTGACGCTGCCGGCCAGTGCATAGGCCACCACCAGGGGAGGCGAGGCGAGCCAGTTGGCCTTGACCAGGGGATGCACCCGGCCCTCGAAGTTGCGGTTACCGGACAGTACCGAAGCCACCGTCAGGTCGGCCTGCTGGATGGCCTTCTCGATGGGCTCCAGCAAGGGGCCCGAGTTGCCGATGCAGGTGGTGCAGCCATAGCCCACGAGGTTGAAGCCCAGTTGGTCGAGGTAGGGGGTCAGGCCGGCGGCGCGGAAGTATTCGGTCACGACCTTGGAACCGGGCGCCAGGGAGGATTTCACCCAGGGCTTGCGCAGCAGGCCTTTCTCGACGGCCTTCTTCGCCAGGAGTCCTGCGGCCATCATCACGCTGGGGTTGGAGGTGTTGGTGCAGGAGGTGATGGCGGCGATGACCACGGCGCCGTCCTCCAGGCGGAAGGATTCGCCGTCGTCCAGTTTCACCTCGACGCTGTCGGCGCGACTGGCCCCTGCCGGGCTGAGCTGCAGGCTGATGAGGTCGTCGAAGGCACGGGGGACCTGGGGCAGGGCCACCCGGTCCTGCGGTCGGCGGGGGCCGGCCAGGCTGGCCTCGACGCTGTCCAGGTCGAGCGCGAGTGTGTCGGTGAAGACCGGCTCGTGACCGGGCTCGCGCCAGAGTCCCTGGGCCTTGCTGTAGGCCTCCACCAGTTTCACCGTCTCCTCCGGCCGGCCGGAAAGGCGCAGGTAGCCCAGGGTGATGTCATCCACCGGGAAGAAGCCGCAGGTGGCGCCGTACTCCGGCGCCATGTTGGCGATGGTGGCGCGGTCGGCCAGGGGCAGGTCGGCCAGGCCGTCGCCATAGAACTCGACGAATTTCCCCACCACGCCTTTCTTGCGCAGCATCTGGGTCACGGTCAGCACCAGGTCGGTGGCGGTGATGCCTTCCTTCAACTTGCCGGTGAGCTTGAAACCGATCACCTCGGGTATCAGCATCGACACCGGCTGGCCGAGCATGGCCGCCTCCGCCTCGATGCCGCCTACGCCCCAGCCGAGCACGCCGAGGCCGTTGATCATGGTGGTGTGGGAGTCGGTGCCCACCAGGGTATCGGGGAAGGCCCAGGTCAGGCCGTCCTCTTCGCGGGTCCAGACGGTGCGCGCCAGGTATTCCAGGTTGACCTGGTGGCAGATGCCGGTGCCCGGCGGCACCACGCTGAAATTGTCGAAGGCGCGCTGGCCCCAGCGCAGGAAGGCGTAGCGTTCGCCATTGCGCTGCATCTCGATGGCGACGTTTTCCTCGAATGCAGCCCGGGAGGCAAAGCGATCCACCATCACCGAGTGGTCGATCACCAGGTCCACCGGCGACAGTGGGTTGATCCGTTGCGGGTCGCCTCCCGCCTCGGCCACGGCGGCCCGCATGGCGGCCAGGTCCACCACCGCGGGTACGCCTGTGAAGTCCTGCATCAGGACGCGGGCCGGGCGGTACTGGATTTCCCGCTCGGAGCGGCGTGGGCCAAGCCATTCGGCGATGGCCTTGAGGTCGGCGGTGTTGACGGTTTCGTCGTCTTCCCAGCGCAGCAGGTTCTCCAGCAGGACCTTCATCGACATGGGTAACTTGTCGATGGGACCCAGTCGCTTGGCGGCTTCGGGGAGGCTGAAGTAATGGTAGGTCCTGTCGTCGATCACCAGGCTGCGGCGGCAATTCAGGCTATCCAGTGAAGGCATCGGATATCTCCTTGGGGCCCAAACGGCATGGGCCGGCTGCACGGACGGAGCTAAGAAAATTAGTCCCGATTGGCGGGGCTCGCCATCTGAACCGACTCCCCGCACCTGGGGAGGGTTCCGACGCCTTGGGTAGGCCGGCTGTAGAAATTTGCTCAGGGTGCTGTGTGAAAACCCGTGTGGCGCCACTATAGTGCGCGCCCAGGAGGACACCCCCATGAACACCCTGTTGTTGCACTGCCGCCCCGGATTCGAAGGGGAGGTCTGTGCCGAGATCGCCGAGCACGCCGCCCGACTGGAGGTTGCCGGCTACGCCAAGGCCAAGCCCCAAGGCGCATCCGCCGAGTTCGTCTGCAGCGAACCGGGCGGTGCCGAGCGACTGATGCGCAAGCTGCGCTTCAACCAGTTGATCTTTCCGCGCCAGTGGGCCCGCGGCGACTACGTGGCCTTGCCGGAGTCCGACCGTGTGGGCGCCTTGCTGGACGCCCTGGTGGACTATCCGGTGTGTGGCAGCCTCTGGCTGGAAGTGTTCGATACCAACGAAGGCAAGGAGCTGTCGACCTTCTGCCGCAAGTTCGAGAAACCACTTCGCGCGGCACTGACCAGGGCGGGGCGGCTTAAGGATGATCCGCAGCTGCCTCGCCTGCTGCTGACGTTTCGCAGCGGTCGCGAGGCGTTCGTCGGGCTTGCCGAAGCCGGCAACTCCGCCCTCTGGCCGATGGGGATCCCGCGTCTCAAGTTCCCGCGCGAGGCGCCCAGTCGATCCACGCTCAAGCTCGAGGAAGCCTGGCACCAGTTCATTCCACGTAACCAGTGGGATGCGCGTCTGGCACCGGGCATGACGGCCGTCGACCTGGGCGCGTCTCCTGGCGGGTGGACCTGGCAGTTGGTCCAGCGGGAGATCAAGGTGACCGCAGTGGACAACGGGCCCATGTCGGAAAACCTGATGTACTCGGGGTTCGTCGAGCACCAGCGGGCCGACGGATTCACCTTCAAGCCCCGCCGTCCGGTGAACTGGATGGTTTGCGACATCGTCGAGAAGCCGGCGCGCACCGCCGCCCTGATCGAGACCTGGCTGGGGGAGGGCTGGTGTCAGGAGGCCGTGGTCAACCTCAAGCTGCCGATGAAGCAGCGCTATGCCGAGGTCACCCGGTTGCTGGCGCGCATCGACGCGGGATTGAAGGGCCGGGGCCTGAAGGTGTCGATCGCCTGCAAGCAGCTCTACCACGACCGCGAGGAAGTGACCTGTCACCTGCGCAGGCTGTGATCGGTGGGCGCCATCCGTTCCGGCCAATAGCTCTGCTTGTGGCCCCGCGCCTGGTAATCCGCGGCCAGGCGTTCGGCCTGCGTGCGGGTCAGGCCGCCTTGCATGACGAACTCGTTGCCGTTGTCGTCCAGTCGCTTGACGCACCAGTCGTGTTCCGTGGGATCTGTCATGGCGCCTCCTGGAAAAAAGCCATGCTGCGCCGACTTTCACCTGACGGCCAGGGCGCGCGCGGACTAGGGGCTGGTGGCGCCGATCCCGGGCGCGCGGGACCGCGCCCGGACGTCGCTGCGAGCGTCTCAAGGCTGGGCGCAGTGCCGGCTTTGCGCCACAATAGCCGCCAGTTTACGGAGTGCCCCATGTCCCAACAGCCTGATGCCATCCTCGACGCCACCGGCCTGAACTGCCCCGAGCCGGTGATGATGCTGCACAACAAGGTGCGTGACCTGCCGGCCGGCGGCCTGCTCAAGG
This genomic window from Pseudomonas furukawaii contains:
- the rlmM gene encoding 23S rRNA (cytidine(2498)-2'-O)-methyltransferase RlmM, which translates into the protein MNTLLLHCRPGFEGEVCAEIAEHAARLEVAGYAKAKPQGASAEFVCSEPGGAERLMRKLRFNQLIFPRQWARGDYVALPESDRVGALLDALVDYPVCGSLWLEVFDTNEGKELSTFCRKFEKPLRAALTRAGRLKDDPQLPRLLLTFRSGREAFVGLAEAGNSALWPMGIPRLKFPREAPSRSTLKLEEAWHQFIPRNQWDARLAPGMTAVDLGASPGGWTWQLVQREIKVTAVDNGPMSENLMYSGFVEHQRADGFTFKPRRPVNWMVCDIVEKPARTAALIETWLGEGWCQEAVVNLKLPMKQRYAEVTRLLARIDAGLKGRGLKVSIACKQLYHDREEVTCHLRRL
- the acnA gene encoding aconitate hydratase AcnA; amino-acid sequence: MPSLDSLNCRRSLVIDDRTYHYFSLPEAAKRLGPIDKLPMSMKVLLENLLRWEDDETVNTADLKAIAEWLGPRRSEREIQYRPARVLMQDFTGVPAVVDLAAMRAAVAEAGGDPQRINPLSPVDLVIDHSVMVDRFASRAAFEENVAIEMQRNGERYAFLRWGQRAFDNFSVVPPGTGICHQVNLEYLARTVWTREEDGLTWAFPDTLVGTDSHTTMINGLGVLGWGVGGIEAEAAMLGQPVSMLIPEVIGFKLTGKLKEGITATDLVLTVTQMLRKKGVVGKFVEFYGDGLADLPLADRATIANMAPEYGATCGFFPVDDITLGYLRLSGRPEETVKLVEAYSKAQGLWREPGHEPVFTDTLALDLDSVEASLAGPRRPQDRVALPQVPRAFDDLISLQLSPAGASRADSVEVKLDDGESFRLEDGAVVIAAITSCTNTSNPSVMMAAGLLAKKAVEKGLLRKPWVKSSLAPGSKVVTEYFRAAGLTPYLDQLGFNLVGYGCTTCIGNSGPLLEPIEKAIQQADLTVASVLSGNRNFEGRVHPLVKANWLASPPLVVAYALAGSVRIDLGGQPLGLGSDGQPVYLRDIWPSQTEIAEAIAKVDTAMFRKEYAEVFTGDAQWRAIQVPESDTYAWQADSTYIQHPPFFNDITGAPPKVEDVRDARILALLGDSVTTDHISPAGNIKADSPAGRYLQQRGVQPADFNSYGSRRGNHEVMMRGTFANIRIRNEMLGGEEGGNTLHVPSGDKLAIYDAAMRYQAEGTPLVIVAGKEYGTGSSRDWAAKGTNLLGVKAVIAESFERIHRSNLVGMGVLPLQFRDGDDRKTLNLTGQETLAILGLDGANLKPQMELTLEISRQDGSRDQARLLCRIDTLNEVEYFKAGGILHYVLRQLLSP
- a CDS encoding methyl-accepting chemotaxis protein, producing MRNNQPITQRERSFPTEQRLISTTDSKGIITYCNEAFVEISGYSREELIRSPHNLVRHPDVPPAVFGHMWSTLKQGRPWMGIVKNRCKNGDHYWVNAYVTPIFEGSQIVGYESVRIKPTAEQVRRAEALYKRLNAGKAAIPNRDKWLPVLQDWLPFILISQIAFLIGVWLNSHWGFLLAALLSVPLGLVGLAWQNRGIKRLLHLAEQTTSDPLIAQMYTDSRGVQGRLEMAMLSQEARLKTCLTRLQDTAEHLTQQARQADTLAHNSSEGLERQRVETEQVATAVNQMAATTQEVANNVQRTADATQEANRLTGQGRQIAAETREAIERLSRSVGETGETVTRLAQDSNEIGGVVDVIKGIADQTNLLALNAAIEAARAGEMGRGFAVVADEVRQLAQRTAESTGQIHQLIAQLQRTADEAVLTMENGRRQADEGVERVLQADNALVGISEAVARITDMADQIAAATEEQSAVAEQINQSISSIAQLADQTSGEAQRTALLSEELTHTAQGQYSLVDRFNR